In one window of Photorhabdus laumondii subsp. laumondii DNA:
- a CDS encoding helix-turn-helix domain-containing protein, which yields MSFSDKLAASRKELGFTQQQMADKIGMHVSQYKRYEAGTSQPTIDVFRRIALALNVSADMLLFDPNERGPDDRLKLQFEAVSQLDEKEREAIETVISSMLHMHDAKRWTVKR from the coding sequence ATGAGCTTTTCTGATAAATTGGCGGCTTCCCGTAAAGAGCTTGGTTTCACGCAACAACAGATGGCTGACAAGATTGGTATGCACGTTTCACAATACAAGCGCTATGAAGCCGGGACATCCCAGCCGACGATTGATGTGTTTCGGCGGATTGCATTAGCGTTGAATGTCAGTGCCGATATGCTTCTTTTTGATCCCAATGAGCGCGGACCCGATGACCGGCTAAAACTCCAGTTCGAAGCAGTCTCACAGTTGGATGAGAAAGAGCGGGAAGCGATTGAGACAGTGATTAGCAGTATGTTGCATATGCATGATGCTAAACGTTGGACGGTAAAACGTTAG
- a CDS encoding SymE family type I addiction module toxin → MAERDCNVNSGSSKAQRRYKVGYISRCHADRHTGMTRYYSQHPSLHLKGNWLEEAGFVTGQPVQVSVEHGQLIIRLVENS, encoded by the coding sequence ATGGCTGAACGCGATTGTAATGTAAATTCAGGCAGTTCGAAAGCGCAACGCCGCTATAAGGTCGGCTATATCAGCCGATGTCACGCCGACCGCCACACTGGCATGACCCGCTATTACAGCCAGCATCCCAGCTTGCATCTTAAAGGTAATTGGCTGGAAGAAGCGGGCTTTGTGACCGGGCAGCCAGTGCAGGTCAGTGTTGAGCACGGACAGTTGATTATCCGGCTCGTTGAGAACAGTTGA
- a CDS encoding CHC2 zinc finger domain-containing protein, which produces MTRVPDTDLARLKQTVSLLGLARKQGRPMKKRGEDYVLRCPFHNEKTPSMVISPAKNLYHCFGCGAAGSVLDWVIQTEGVTLKIAIRRLRELAGLPDMDNAVVAASSLAAPPESQAAPLPRPKLADLDDDGQALLHQVIDFYHQHLLASPEAKAWLARRGLNHPELVSHFRLGYAGHHGISGSAGLLPSKDSQEGQQLRGKLSGLGVLRTTTRQDHFRGCVVVPIIGWAESASVASRGRVLQLYGRRTQPDYKVLKDSPKHLYLSSPLAGVWNEAAMKAAAEIILCEALIDAMTFWCAGFRNVIAAFGVNGFNREHLEALQYHGVKRVLIAFDRDEAGDRGAANVAADLLEAGIEAWRVQFPPGMDANDYAVKSGNAEHALGLALQQAVWLGQGTAPGAVFSHERPVSPGVTEKPHNADVAKPAALAAPPALTVAPVPCERTASGELLMKSGPRVWRIRGMKKSPVPDVMKVNVQVRDETSGLFHVDTLDMYHARHRQNYISTAAQELECELSVIKREAGRVLLMLEQQQDAQQQADAEASGTTAVTVSAEDEAAALALLTSPNLTEQIINDMAACGVVGESTNLLTGYLAAVSRKLDKPLAVLIQSSSAAGKSSLMDAVLNLMPEEERIQYSAMTGQSLYYLGETSLQHKILAIAEEEGVRQAAYALKLLQSDGELKIASTGKNEQSGELVTREYKVQGPVMLMLTTTAIDVDEELLNRCLVLTVNESREQTQAIHAMQRHRQTLAGLLADSEKGYLTQLHQNAQRLLRPLKVVNPYAHQLTFLSDKTRMRRDHMKYLTLIQAIALLHQYQREVKKTTHRGQVIEYIEVTQDDIALANRLAHEVLGRTLDEMPPQTRKLLLLIQEMVNEQAQIQHCQPNEVRFTRRDIRAFTHWSDSQLKNHCQRLTEMEYLLLHGGSRGHLLHYELLWDGEDNGAAHLCGLLDVGEADSETAGSERKSDPEGRKSSPSPGQVWPESGEEKPASARTEQGPAGAQVRADENAVIKENNHRGALPVPDRDKTPAAVPTGHESKSDLNEHPSASSLGQVRAKSGVKKSPSGQAEHGFSVPQVGVTEDTVIKGKKKTRPLSAPAPQSQPEVNHGKP; this is translated from the coding sequence ATGACCCGCGTTCCCGATACCGATTTAGCCCGCTTAAAGCAAACCGTCTCGTTACTGGGGCTGGCGCGTAAGCAAGGCCGTCCGATGAAAAAACGCGGTGAGGATTATGTGCTGCGCTGTCCGTTCCATAACGAGAAAACGCCCTCAATGGTGATATCGCCTGCTAAGAACCTGTATCACTGCTTTGGCTGTGGCGCAGCGGGGTCGGTGCTGGACTGGGTGATACAAACGGAAGGGGTGACGCTGAAAATCGCTATCCGCCGGCTGCGGGAGCTGGCCGGGTTGCCGGATATGGACAATGCAGTTGTGGCCGCTTCTTCTTTAGCCGCCCCGCCGGAGTCACAGGCGGCACCCCTGCCGCGCCCGAAACTGGCCGACCTGGACGATGACGGGCAGGCGCTGTTGCATCAGGTGATTGATTTTTATCATCAGCACTTACTGGCGTCACCGGAAGCCAAAGCCTGGCTGGCACGACGCGGGCTGAATCATCCTGAACTGGTCAGCCACTTCCGGCTCGGTTATGCGGGTCATCACGGTATCAGCGGTTCCGCGGGATTGTTGCCGTCCAAAGACAGTCAGGAAGGCCAGCAGTTGCGCGGCAAGCTGTCGGGGCTGGGCGTGTTGCGTACCACCACCCGGCAGGACCACTTCCGGGGCTGTGTCGTGGTGCCGATAATCGGCTGGGCCGAATCGGCCAGTGTGGCCAGCCGCGGGCGGGTGCTGCAACTGTATGGCCGCCGAACCCAGCCGGATTACAAAGTGCTGAAAGACAGCCCAAAGCATCTGTACCTGTCCTCACCCCTGGCCGGGGTCTGGAATGAGGCAGCGATGAAAGCCGCTGCGGAAATTATCCTGTGCGAAGCGCTGATCGATGCCATGACCTTCTGGTGTGCCGGGTTCCGTAACGTGATTGCCGCGTTCGGGGTGAACGGGTTTAACCGTGAGCACCTCGAAGCCTTGCAGTATCACGGCGTGAAACGGGTGCTGATTGCCTTTGACCGGGACGAGGCCGGAGACCGTGGCGCGGCTAATGTGGCGGCTGACTTACTGGAAGCCGGTATCGAGGCATGGCGGGTGCAGTTCCCGCCGGGCATGGATGCCAATGACTATGCCGTCAAAAGCGGCAACGCCGAACATGCACTGGGGCTGGCGTTGCAACAGGCGGTCTGGCTGGGACAGGGAACGGCACCGGGCGCGGTGTTCAGCCATGAGCGGCCCGTCTCGCCGGGTGTGACGGAAAAGCCTCACAATGCTGATGTGGCTAAACCGGCTGCTTTAGCCGCCCCGCCGGCGCTGACCGTTGCCCCCGTGCCCTGTGAGCGTACGGCGTCCGGTGAGTTGTTGATGAAAAGCGGCCCCCGGGTCTGGCGGATACGAGGGATGAAAAAATCGCCGGTGCCCGATGTGATGAAAGTCAATGTGCAGGTCCGTGATGAAACGTCCGGCCTGTTCCATGTGGATACGCTGGACATGTATCACGCGCGGCATCGTCAGAACTACATCAGCACGGCGGCGCAAGAGCTGGAATGCGAGCTGTCGGTCATCAAACGCGAAGCCGGGCGGGTATTGCTGATGCTGGAGCAGCAACAGGACGCGCAACAGCAAGCCGACGCCGAAGCCTCAGGGACAACGGCGGTCACGGTCAGCGCGGAAGACGAAGCCGCCGCGCTGGCATTGCTGACATCACCGAACTTAACAGAACAGATTATCAACGACATGGCCGCCTGCGGGGTGGTCGGCGAATCGACCAATCTGCTGACCGGGTATCTGGCGGCAGTCTCGCGCAAACTCGATAAACCGCTGGCCGTGTTAATCCAGAGCAGCAGCGCGGCAGGCAAGAGCAGCCTGATGGATGCCGTGCTGAACCTGATGCCGGAAGAGGAGCGTATCCAGTACTCGGCAATGACCGGACAGAGCCTGTATTACCTCGGCGAAACCAGCCTGCAACACAAAATACTGGCGATAGCCGAAGAGGAAGGCGTGCGGCAGGCGGCTTATGCCCTGAAACTGTTGCAGTCCGACGGCGAGCTGAAAATCGCCAGCACCGGCAAGAACGAGCAGAGCGGCGAACTGGTGACGCGGGAATACAAGGTACAGGGACCGGTGATGCTGATGTTAACGACGACGGCCATTGATGTGGATGAAGAGCTGCTGAACCGCTGTCTGGTGCTGACGGTCAACGAATCGCGCGAGCAGACGCAGGCTATCCACGCCATGCAGCGACACCGCCAGACGCTGGCCGGGTTGCTGGCTGACTCGGAGAAAGGCTATCTGACGCAGTTACACCAGAACGCCCAGCGCCTGTTAAGGCCGCTGAAAGTGGTCAATCCTTACGCCCACCAACTGACGTTCCTGTCAGACAAAACCCGGATGCGGCGCGACCACATGAAATACCTGACGCTGATACAGGCCATTGCCCTGCTGCACCAGTATCAACGTGAAGTGAAGAAAACGACCCACCGCGGGCAGGTCATCGAATATATCGAAGTCACCCAAGACGATATTGCCCTCGCCAACCGGCTGGCGCATGAGGTGCTGGGGCGCACGCTGGATGAAATGCCGCCGCAAACACGCAAACTGTTACTGCTGATACAAGAGATGGTGAACGAACAGGCGCAAATCCAGCACTGCCAGCCAAATGAAGTGCGCTTTACCCGGCGGGATATCCGCGCCTTTACCCACTGGAGCGACAGCCAGCTCAAAAACCACTGTCAACGGCTGACGGAAATGGAATACCTGCTGTTGCATGGCGGCAGCCGGGGGCACCTGCTGCATTATGAACTGCTGTGGGACGGAGAAGACAACGGCGCAGCCCACCTGTGCGGCCTGCTGGATGTCGGAGAAGCGGACTCAGAAACCGCCGGCAGTGAACGCAAGTCTGACCCGGAAGGTCGTAAGTCTTCCCCAAGTCCGGGGCAAGTCTGGCCTGAGTCTGGGGAAGAAAAACCCGCGTCAGCCCGGACAGAACAAGGGCCGGCAGGGGCACAAGTCCGGGCAGATGAAAACGCAGTTATTAAGGAAAATAATCACAGAGGCGCATTGCCCGTACCCGACAGGGATAAAACGCCGGCAGCCGTCCCGACAGGTCATGAGAGCAAGTCTGACTTAAATGAACACCCGTCTGCCTCAAGTCTGGGCCAGGTCCGGGCTAAGTCTGGGGTGAAAAAATCCCCATCCGGGCAGGCAGAGCACGGGTTCAGCGTACCGCAAGTCGGGGTAACGGAAGACACCGTGATAAAAGGAAAAAAGAAAACGCGCCCCTTGTCTGCGCCCGCCCCTCAATCTCAACCGGAGGTCAATCATGGCAAACCGTAA